TTAACAGCTTTAGATATAAGCAAGAACACTAATTTAAAAATATTGGAGTGTGGGGATAATTCAATATCGACTTTAGATGTAAGTAAGAACTTAAACTTAACAACGTTGTTTTGCTTTGGCAATTCACTTACCGTCCTAGATGTAAGCAACAATCTGAATTTGGTAAATTTGGTTTGTAATAAAAATTCACTTACTATTTTAGATGTAAGTAAGAATATTAACCTAGAAACTTTGGGGTGCTCGTATAATGTTCTTGCGACTTTGAATTTAAATTCGAATTTAAAAGATTTAGATTGTTCGCATAATTCATTAAAAGACTTGGATGTGACGAAAAACTCGAACTTGAAAGTTTTGTTTTGCCATAGTAATTCTCTTTTAGCTTTAGATGTCAGTAAAAACCCTAATTTGATTAGATTTTATTGTTATAATAATTCTTTAACAGACCTAGATATTAGTCAAATACCGTATTTGGATCTTTTTAGATGTGAGGAGAATGCTTTGTTAAAAGCAGTTTGTGTTGCCAATGTGACTACTGCAAATGCAAAAGTGTATTGGAAAAAAGACGATGCAACCGAATATAAAATCTGTAATTAGAAAAGAAATTATCTTTCAAAGGCTTGGTAGAGTACTTGCCTGAGGATGTGGAGTATAAGTATTATATGTAATTTTGAAAGTCGAATATATAGCCTAAGTCTGAGGCAAATCGGACAAAGTTGATTTTAAACAAAAACTATTTAGAACAAATAAAAAATGGCAAAATTAAATTTTGGTGGTGTTGAGGAAGACATCGTAACACGCGAAGAGTTTCCTTTAGAAAAAGCAAGAGAAGTATTGAGTACTGAAACCATCGCAGTGATTGGTTACGGAGTGCAAGGGCCAGGTCAAGCAATGAATATGCGTGACAATGGCTTGAACGTAATCGTTGGTCAACGTAAAGGAAAAACTTACGACAAAGCTGTTGCTGATGGCTGGGTACCTGGTGAAACCCTTTTCGAAATCGAGGAAGCTCTTGAAAAAGGAACAATCATTTGTTATTTACTTTCTGATGCTGCTCAAATCGAGCTATGGCCTACAGTAAAGAAACACCTTACTGCAGGAAAGTCATTGTACTTTTCTCATGGTTTCGGAATCACTTACAAAGAGAAAACTGGTATTGTTCCACCAGCAGATGTAGATGTATTCTTAACTGCCCCAAAAGGATCAGGAACTTCACTTCGCCGTTTGTTCGTAGAAGGAAAAGGATTGAACTCATCTTTTGCCATCTATCAAGATGCAACTGGCAAAGCACGTGAAAAGTGTATCGCCATGGGAATCGGTGTAGGTTCTGGATACTTGTTCGAAACAAACTTTTACAACGAAGTAACATCTGACCTTACAGGTGAGCGTGGAACTTTGATGGGTTGTATTCAAGGAATATTTGCTGCTCAATACGAAGTATTAAGAGCCAATGGACACTCTCCATCTGAGTCTTTCAACGAAACTGTTGAAGAATTGACTCAGTCATTAATGCCATTAGTAGCAGAAAACGGAATGGATTGGATGTATGCCAACTGTTCTACTACTGCTCAGCGTGGAGCTTTGGATTGGTGGAAGCCTTTCCGTGATGCTACTAAGCCAGTATTTGAGAAACTTTACGAATCTGTAAAATCTCAAAACGAAGCAGAAATCTCTATCACTCGTAACTCTCAGCCAGATTACCGTGAGAAACTTGAAGTTGAGCTTGCTGAACTTCGTGACTCAGAAATGTGGAGAGCTGGAAAGACAGTAAGAAGTCTTCGTCCTGAGAATAACTAAGAGTAAATAAGGATATACTAAAAAAGCCATTGCTAGTTCTAGCGATGGCTTTTTTACATAGCGACCTCGTTGCCGCACTTCATGCTTGATAATTCTGAGCTTATCTTCAATGACGACCTCGTTGCCGCACTTCGTGCTTGATAATGCTCGGTTTCCTTTTATTAACAATGCTAAAAAGGTTTTCGAGCGAAGCCGAGAAAAGCGACTTTGAAATTGCTTTTACGATATTTTTTTGGCTTGAAAAATTGGTATATTAGTTAAGTTTTTCGAGCGAATTCAAGAATAGCGACAATGGCAAAAGGTTACATGTACATATTAAAATGCTGCGAAGGTTCATTTTACACAGGTAGTACGAAATTTTTGGAATTGAGAGTAGAGCAACATCAAAATGGGAAAGGTGCGAATTTCACTTCAGCTAGGTTACCCGTGGAGCTAGTCTACTTTGAAGAATTTGATAGAATTGATCACGCATTTGATAGAGAGCATCAAGTAAAAAAATGGGGAAGAGCAAAGAAATTAGCTCTCATAAATGGACAAACTGAAAACCTCAACAATTTGGCTGAATGCCAAAATGAAACGCATTCTAGGATTAAATGAACTTCGTTGCCGCACTTCATGCTTGATAATTCTGAGCTTATCTTCAATGACGACCTCGTTGCCGCACTTCGTGCTTGATAATGCTCGGTTTCCTTTTAAATTAGTACATTAACAATGCTAAAAAGGTTTTCGAGCGAAGCTGAGAAAACGATTTCAAAGTGACTCTTAGTCCCTTTTCTTGCCTTTCGGTTTTGGAGCTTTTTCCAATTCTTCCTTTGTGATAAAACCATCTTCATTGAGATCAATTTTGGCAAAATCTTCTAAAAGAGGACCTTTTACTTCCGACTTGGATAGCTTGCTGTCTTTGTTTGCATCCATTTGTTTGAATATTTCATCAGTTGTTGGTCTGCCTTTTGGTGGTCCCTGTTGAGCAAATGTGGTTGCAGTAGCCGCCAAAAGAAGAGAAATTCCTAGTACCGTTGTTTTTAAAATCATGTTCATCATGTCAGTGTCTTATTTTAAGATTCAAGGTATTAGATGAAGTATAGGATAAAAACTTGCACTAAGCTCGCACTTCTTTTAAATATTCGCTTGGCGTATTTCCCACAATCTCTTTGAATTTCTTATTGAAGTTTGAAAGCGTATTGAATCCACTTTCAAAGCATACTTGTTGGATGTTATACTTTTCGGATGAAAGAAGTTTACATGCTTGTCCAATCCTTATCTCGGCAACAAAGTCAGAAAATGTCTTGTTTGCTCTTTTTTTGAAATACCTACAAAACGCCGATTCACTCATCGCCGCAAGGCCTGCTACATCACTCAATTTTATTTTTTCCTTGTAGTTTTTCATCACGTATTCGTACACATTCTGCATCCGCTCTGTTTCCGAAACTTTATGAGTATTTAAGTAGCCTATGTTTGTGATATACTCGTAATCCTCACTTTTGGATAAAAAATTGAGGAGAGATAGTAACTCAATAATTACCTCAAATCCCTTTAATTCTTGGATTGTTTTTAACTTCGTAATTACCTCTAGTTGGGCTCTACTTTTTAAAAGTAAACCTCTTTTACTTCTCTCAAGTAAGTGTAGTATTTGGATACTTTCAGGCTTGTCGAGCAATCCTTTTCCAAATGAGTCTTCGGTAAAATAAAGTACAATTCCATGAGTCATTAATTTAGAACTCGGTTCAAAATATGTTTTATCTGACCTCCAAAGGTGTGGGAGGTTTGGTCCTAGAAAAACAGTATCACCTGGTTCAAAATGACTAATGCTATCTCCAATTAGTTTTGTTCCTGTCCCCTCTAATACTGTGAATAATTGAAAGTGAGGATGAAAATGCCAATTAGGGTCAAAGTAGGGTTCTTTTAAATCCAAAACTGTGATTGAACTCAATCGGTTTTCGATATTTTTTTCTAAAGCAATTTTCATTACAACTGTATTATTTCAATAATTATGACAATTACGACATTAATGGTCAAAATACAGTCACGCTTCGCAAAAAGCAAGGATGTAAATGGTAACTTTCTATGATAATATTGTACTCGTATCTTTTACTATAAATGATGAATAACAAACGTGGAATGAACCTACTCTTGTGGGGTACCGAAATGGGAAATGAATTATTCCCTGTTTTGGATATGATCAAAGAGGTAGGTTACGATGGCGTGGAGGTGCCAATATTGAACTTGGATCCCAAGAATTGGTATGAATGGCGTACTAAACTCGATGATTTAGGTTTGGACAGAGTTGCCGAAACCATAAATGGCCCAGCCGAAAATGCTATTTCGAGCGATAAAAAGGTAAGGGAAACAGCACTAGAATTTAATAAAAGAGTAATCGATTGTGCCGTTGTGATCAATGCTAATTTACTAATTGGGCCTTTCCATTCTGGTTTAGGAGCATTTACTGGTCAGCCGGCTACTGCGGACGAAATGGCTTGGGCACGAGAGCATTTGTGGGAATTGTCAGAATATGCAGACCAGATGGGAATTACGCTTGGCTTAGAGTATTTAAACCGATTTGAAAGCTATTTAATATCTAGTACCACGGAGCTAATAGAATTGGTAAATGCCGTGGATCACCCATCTTGCAAAATGATGTTTGATACATTTCATGCAAATATAGAAGAGAAAGACATGGCAAAGGCAGTCATGCAAATGGGCGATAAGCTCGTACATGTTCAACTTTCTGAAAATGATAGAGGAACATTAGGTCATGGTCATGTGGACTTTGAAAACGTAATAGATGGACTGAAAGCTATGGATTATGAAGGAATGATAAGTGTAGAGGCTTTTAGTACAAAATTAACAGCGGCTAATATTTGGCGTCAAATGTTTGAAAGTGAAGAGCAATTAACGAGGGGTAGTTTTGAGTTTTTGAAGGGTTTGTTAAGCGTTGTATAAATAGAAAGAAATACTTTAAACTGGAAGAAGGGAGTAGGTAGGTGGAAGTTTGTGTCTTGTGGTAAAAAAATCGTCAAATACCACTTCTTCTCTATTGAAACGTAGAAAGAGTAAAAAAACTTTGAGTCTTTGTGCCTTAGTGGCAAAAAATAAAAGAAATATGAAACAACTAAATATTGCAATTATAGGCCTAGGGTTTGGGGCAGAATTTATTCCAATTTATCAGCGTCATCCGGATGCGAATATGTACGCCATTTGTCAGCGAAACGAAGAAAAGCTGAATCAAATTGGTGATGCTTTTGGAATTGAAAAAAGGTATACGGATTATGATGAGTTGTTGAAAGACTCAGAAGTAGATGCGGTTCACATCAATACACCTATACCAAATCATGCCGAGCAAACACTTAAAGCTTTATATGCAGGAAAACATGTAGCCTGTACTGTTCCTATGGCAACTAGCGTGGATGATTGCCTTAAAATTGTGAAGGCTTGCAAAGAGACAGGTAAGAAGTACATGATGATGGAGACTGTGGTGTATGCACGTGAGTTTTTGTTTGTTAAAGAGCTTCACGAAAAAGGGGAGTTGGGGAAAGTACAATTTCTAAAAGCATCTCACCAACAAGATATGGATGGATGGCCAGACTATTGGCCAGGATTACCGCCTATGCATTACGCAACACATTGTGTAGGGCCAGTGGCTGGTTTACTTAGACTAGAGGCAGAATATGTTTCATGTTTTGGCTCAGGTACGATTAGAAAAGAATTAGCTGATATTCACAATTCACCATTTGCAGTTGAAAGTGCACATATCAAATTTAAAGACAGCGATCTTAGTGCATATGTATACCGTTCTCTTTTTGATGTGGCTAGACAGTATCGTGAGAGTTTTGAGGTATACGGTTCAAAAAAATCGTTTGAATGGGCTCTTATAGAAGGTGAACCTAATGTTATACATACCGCTAAAAAAGAAGAGCATGAGATACCAGAAAAGGTGGAGACGCCTGATTATGCTCACCTTTTACCAAAGGAAATTCAAGACTTTACAACCAAAGGAGTTTATGACCTAGACAGTAATGAGCACTTAAGCTTTACGCAAGGTGCAGGTCATGGTGGCTCGCATCCACATTTGGTACATGAGTTTGTAAGTGCCTTGAAAGAGGATCGTGATCCGTTCCCAAATGCATCTCAATCGGCAAACTGGACATCAGTTGGAATTCTTGCTCATGAATCAGCACTAAAAGGCGGTGAATTAATCAAGCTTCCAGATTTCAACGCTTAAAAATTATTGACCATTACTTTTTTGAAAAAATGATATGAAAAAAATACTGATATTTCTATTGTTCACCTCATTCGCTCTCTCTGCTCAAGAAGGCAGACGGCTTGAGGTATTGTTTTTAGGAGATAATGGTCATCATAAACCTATAGATCGAGTTCCGGTATTGATGGAGGCTTTTGGTCCAAAAGGAATCAACTTCACTTATACGGATGATTTAGGAGATCTAAATGCTAAATATTTGACTCATTTTGATGCGATCATGATTTATGCGAATTGGGATGAAATAAACCCTTCGGCAGAGAAAGCATTATTGGATTATGTGGCTAGTGGGCATGGTGTTTTGCCAATCCATTGTGCGAGTTACTGCTTTAGGAACTCAGATGAATATGTAAAAATGGTTGGTGGGCAGTTTTGGAGACATACAATGGATTCCATTACAACTAAAACTGTACAGCCAGCACATCCAATAATGAAAGGTTTATCTCCTTTCACTGCTTTTGACGAAACCTATTTACATTCTAAACTTCAGGATGATAACAACATCTTGGCGGTGAGGGATATTAAAGCAGATCAAGTTAATGACAAGCCAGGAGTTAAAACTGAGCCCTATACTTGGACAAGGTCTTATGGAAAAGGGAAGGTTTTTTACACGGCATATGGGCATGATGAAAGAACTTGGGAGAAAAAGGAATTTCAAGACTTGCTTTATAATGCACTTTTGTGGTCGGTAAATGACGAGGCATTAGCTGCTTTCAATGCTAGAAATGCCAAGCCTTTTGAATATAAAGAAGCCAAGCTTCCTAATTATGAGCAAAGACCAGGAACGCAGTATCAGCAATTGGCATTGACACCAGAAGAATCAATGAAGCATATCCAAGTCCCAGTTGGGTTTGATTTGTCTTTGTATGCAGCTGAGCCAAATGTAA
This portion of the Spirosomataceae bacterium TFI 002 genome encodes:
- a CDS encoding ketol-acid reductoisomerase, whose product is MAKLNFGGVEEDIVTREEFPLEKAREVLSTETIAVIGYGVQGPGQAMNMRDNGLNVIVGQRKGKTYDKAVADGWVPGETLFEIEEALEKGTIICYLLSDAAQIELWPTVKKHLTAGKSLYFSHGFGITYKEKTGIVPPADVDVFLTAPKGSGTSLRRLFVEGKGLNSSFAIYQDATGKAREKCIAMGIGVGSGYLFETNFYNEVTSDLTGERGTLMGCIQGIFAAQYEVLRANGHSPSESFNETVEELTQSLMPLVAENGMDWMYANCSTTAQRGALDWWKPFRDATKPVFEKLYESVKSQNEAEISITRNSQPDYREKLEVELAELRDSEMWRAGKTVRSLRPENN
- a CDS encoding putative endonuclease; its protein translation is MYILKCCEGSFYTGSTKFLELRVEQHQNGKGANFTSARLPVELVYFEEFDRIDHAFDREHQVKKWGRAKKLALINGQTENLNNLAECQNETHSRIK
- a CDS encoding EF hand — encoded protein: MMNMILKTTVLGISLLLAATATTFAQQGPPKGRPTTDEIFKQMDANKDSKLSKSEVKGPLLEDFAKIDLNEDGFITKEELEKAPKPKGKKRD
- a CDS encoding AraC-type DNA-binding protein, with product MKIALEKNIENRLSSITVLDLKEPYFDPNWHFHPHFQLFTVLEGTGTKLIGDSISHFEPGDTVFLGPNLPHLWRSDKTYFEPSSKLMTHGIVLYFTEDSFGKGLLDKPESIQILHLLERSKRGLLLKSRAQLEVITKLKTIQELKGFEVIIELLSLLNFLSKSEDYEYITNIGYLNTHKVSETERMQNVYEYVMKNYKEKIKLSDVAGLAAMSESAFCRYFKKRANKTFSDFVAEIRIGQACKLLSSEKYNIQQVCFESGFNTLSNFNKKFKEIVGNTPSEYLKEVRA
- a CDS encoding D-psicose/D-tagatose/L-ribulose 3-epimerase, translating into MNNKRGMNLLLWGTEMGNELFPVLDMIKEVGYDGVEVPILNLDPKNWYEWRTKLDDLGLDRVAETINGPAENAISSDKKVRETALEFNKRVIDCAVVINANLLIGPFHSGLGAFTGQPATADEMAWAREHLWELSEYADQMGITLGLEYLNRFESYLISSTTELIELVNAVDHPSCKMMFDTFHANIEEKDMAKAVMQMGDKLVHVQLSENDRGTLGHGHVDFENVIDGLKAMDYEGMISVEAFSTKLTAANIWRQMFESEEQLTRGSFEFLKGLLSVV
- a CDS encoding Predicted dehydrogenase produces the protein MKQLNIAIIGLGFGAEFIPIYQRHPDANMYAICQRNEEKLNQIGDAFGIEKRYTDYDELLKDSEVDAVHINTPIPNHAEQTLKALYAGKHVACTVPMATSVDDCLKIVKACKETGKKYMMMETVVYAREFLFVKELHEKGELGKVQFLKASHQQDMDGWPDYWPGLPPMHYATHCVGPVAGLLRLEAEYVSCFGSGTIRKELADIHNSPFAVESAHIKFKDSDLSAYVYRSLFDVARQYRESFEVYGSKKSFEWALIEGEPNVIHTAKKEEHEIPEKVETPDYAHLLPKEIQDFTTKGVYDLDSNEHLSFTQGAGHGGSHPHLVHEFVSALKEDRDPFPNASQSANWTSVGILAHESALKGGELIKLPDFNA